The Pyxidicoccus sp. MSG2 DNA segment AGCAGTCGGGGGTGCCGCTCTCGCTCGGCGTCAACGTGGTGGACGGCGAGACCTGGCGCGCGACGCCCAACGGTAACGTCGTCGGCAGCATCGATGCCTTCATCCTCGAGCGGAAGAACGACCTCGCCGCCAACGGCAGCCAGCCGGTGTTCCTCGACTGGTCCGCGTCCGGCCTCGACGCCGAGCTCAAGGCGATTGCCACGGGCACGCTCAACGGGCCGCTCACCGCCGCGCAGCAGACCGCCTTCGTCAACGACGTGAAGGCGGGCGTGGCGAGCTTCTTCGCCAACGCCTACGCCGGCACGGCCATCACCCTCGTCAGTGCCCCGGGCACGGGCGTGCACACGGTGAAGTTCCTCATCGGCAACAAGCCCGGCCTCTTCGGCGTGTCACCGGGGGACTACAAGAACACCAACAAGACGCAGACGTCGCAGGTCTACATCGACACGTTCCGCTCCGTGCTGGTGGACCGCCTCGTCTCCACCACTCCCGCGGAGCTCACCGACACGCTCGCCATGCGCGTGAAGGATGTGTCGACGGCCATCGGCCGCACCGCGGCGCACGAGGCGGGCCACAGCTTCGGCCTGGTCTCCATGGGCCCGACGCGGCTGCAGGGCTGCGAGGATTCACACAACTGCGAGGCCTATGACGACGCGAACCCGTCGGACCGCTTCGACGTGGGCCACCACATCATGGACCCCGGCGGCAAGTCGCTGCTCTACGCCCGCATCGGCCAGGCGAACCCGACCACCCGCGCCACGAAGACGCCGTACTTCGAGCGCTACGGCAAGAGCTACCTGAAGATCATCCACCCCTGATTCCAGACGAGGCATTCCATGAAGAAGCAATTCCTGTTCAGCTTCATTCTCTGCATGACCCTTCTGCTGGGCGCGGGCAAGGCGCTCGCGTTGGACATCCCTCCCGGAGGCGATGCGCTCGGCCTCCAGCTGGTGGCCTCCCAGTCCGCGGTCATCGCGCAGCTGACGTCCAACAGCGGCACGGCGATGGGCTTCACGACGTCGGTACAGCTCACCGGCCAGACGCCCACCCAGTTCCAGCTCACGCATGACACGTACACCGCGGACAGGCAGCTCGTGCCGGGCAGCTCCTACCTGCTCTTCCTCTCGAGGGACGCGGCGGGCGCGCTCCAGCTGGCGGCCAGCGCGCACTCCATCGTGGCCGCCGACCCGCAGGAGGCCGCGAGCTACAGCGCGGCGATTGCCAACTACCAGCAGACTTGGAGGGACCCGCAGGCGTTCAAGCCGGTGGCGCTCGCGCAGCTCGACGCGTCCGTGCCCTACCTGCGCTACAGCGCGATGGCGGACCTGACGCACCGCGGCCTCTTCACCGCCGCCGACGGCGCGCTCCTCTCCCGGCTCGCGGCCTCCAGCACCTCCTCGCAGCCGGAGGTGCGCAAGCTCGCGCTGATGCAGCTCGGCGGCCTGGGGCTCGTCGCGTACGCGGAGCAGCTCGGCGCCGTGCTGGGCAACGCGGCGGAGCCCACCTCCATCCGGCTGGCCGCGCTGGACGGACTGCGCTTCATGGGCCGCACCGATGTGATTCAGCGTCAGGCGGCCTCGGTGGGGGACAGCCCGAGCCCCAAGCTGAAGGTGCGCATGCTGGAGGCGCTGGAGCAACCGCAGCCGCAGTAGCCCCCGTGCTCCGGTCGCGCCAGCTGCCAGGGTATGAAGACAAACGCCCTCTGCCCTCGTCCGGTGGGGCAGGGGGCGCACTGGCAGATGGGGGTACCGCATCGTCACCCACGACAGGGGCTCCGCCGATACGCCATCGCCACGTCGCATCGCTCGTACCGCGCGCCGAACAGACGCATGATCTCGGCGTCGTGGACGAAGCCCAGCTTCTCGTAGAGGTGGATGGCCGGCCCGCACTTCTTGTTGGTCAGCAGGTAGACCTTGTCCATGCCCAGGCTGGCGGCCCGCTCGAGCGTCTTGGCCAGCAGGAACTCGCCGACCTTCAGGCCCCGGGCGCTCTTCAGGACCCCCATCTTGGTCAGCTCGACCCAGCCGTCCTTGGAGACCATCAGGGCGCAGGTCCCGACCACGCCCAGTTCCGGCGTTTCGGCGAACAGCACCACCCCGCCCTTGTCGAGGATCAGTTCGCGCGGCCGCGACAGCAGGGCGATGTCGTTCTCCTCGAGAACGAACATGTCCTGAATCCATTCGGCGTTGATCCGGTAGAAGGCCTCGGCCAGGTCGTCGGAGAAGTCGCGCGCCCACATCCTGGGCGGACCGGCGGACTCGATCCGGCGCAGCAGCGATTTCTCGGCCAGCCGCGCCTCCACCTTGGCCAGGTCCTGCATGAAGCCGCCGGACAGCCCTTCAACCAGTTCGGCGGCGGCGGGCTCGATGCGCGGCATCAGCACGGTCTGGATACGGACCACCAGGGCCTCGCCCTTCGCCGTCAGGGCCAGTCGTTTCGTGCGCTGGTCGCCCGGCGAGCGGCGCGCCTCGACGAAGTCCCCCAGCGTGCCGAGTGCACGAGTGACGGTGGGCTGGGCCAGTTGCAGGCGTTCGGCCAGTTCGCCCACCGTGATCGGCCCGTGCAGGCGGATCGTCATCAAGAGCGACACCTGGGCCGGCTGCACCGGCAGGTCCAGCGACCGTGCCACCTCGGCCGCGTCGGCCTGCATCCGCTCGGCCAGTCGCTTGAGTCGGCTGCCCAGGAACCCGACGCCAAACCCCGCCAGAAGATCGACTTCCATGCTCGCGCCTCCGTTCTATAGCGCGCTATATAGCTAACTATGGAGTGGGGTCGGGCGCAAGGGGGAGCGGGGGCCAGGGTGAACGAGCTTCCCTACGGAGCTTCGCGACGAAGCAGTCGGGCAGTACGCCGCGAGATCGGGGCGCGTGGACAGCGAGCGACGCTCGCGCCGATAGACGTCGAGAGGCGCCGCATCGCGGAGCGCGAGAAGCGGGGGATGCCCCTCCCCGTCCCGGCGGCCTGGCAGCCCCCGCGACGAACAGCGTGGGTGACCCAATTGCATTCACGCCACACAATGTCTATAGCAACGCAATTCATGAAGTTCCAGCCATCCCGAATAATTCTCACGAGAAAGACTTTCACCAAATCCTCTCGCGAGGCTGTTGTGTTTGGCGTTACGCGCCGCTTCGGATTGTGGCCTCTTTGGTCACTGCCTCGCGGGGAACCCGAGGAAATTCCAGACACCCGGCGCCGGCATGGCGCTTGCGATTGAGAAGCGTGCCGCTCACATCAGGGGCGGTTGCAATCTCTTACAATTCGAGGTGTCCCGTGAACGGTCCCAAGTCTCTTTCCAAAGTTGTGGTTGCCTTGGTCTGTCTGAGCGCCAGCACGGCCCTGGCCCTCCCCCGCATCAGGGCCTGCTCGGCCTACAAGAGCTGGGCCACCGGCATCATTCAGCTCTCGGAGCTCAGTCCCCAGAACGACCAGGCCGCGTATGGCCTCGCGCTGAACCGCTGCTACAACCTCTGGCGGGACAAGGGCGGAAACGACCTGACCTGGGCCAATGCTGGAAACACCGCGAAAGCGTGGCGGTCGTCGTCGAGTGCCACCTACGAATACCAGTGCCTGATCTGCCTGGACGCGGGGGGCCCGCCCATGGCGCGATGGCCGGGGATCGAGCTGATGGAGGCAGTCGAGAAGGTCCGGACGCGCCTCGGGGGACGCATCGTCTCCGTGACTCCCCGGATTCCAGAGGAGAGCGAAGGGCTGGAGGCGTACTACGAGGTGAGTGTGGTCGTCGGAGATCACCAGACGCAGGTGTTCGTGGACGGCAGCACGGGCGAGGTGCTCGTTCCCGAGGTCACCACCTCAATCGAGGAAGTCCCCGAGAACGTCTGCAGGTAGCGCGAGAAGCCACGCATGCTCGAACGCCCCCGTCGGACTCCTCCTGCCGAGGGGGGCGCTCCTCGCGTTGGCCGCTGCACTGGCGTAGCGGCGCTGCAATGGCTAGCACTCCAGGATGTACTCGATGTACTGCGTGCCGGTGCCCCAGTAGTACAACCCGCCGCACCAGCACCCCCATTGCCCGACCAGGTTCGTGTGGGCAGCGTCGCTGTAATAGTTGCGCAGATTGTCCGGGCTGACGGAGCAGTCGGGAAGCGGGGCCTTCTGCGACTCCAGGTCCAGGGCGTCCTCCTGCTCCATGGTTCCGCCACATCCCACCGACATCAAAGCCGTCGCAAGCAGACCACCGAATTGCATTGTTCGCATGAGTCCTCCGTGAGGGGTACTGCCCAAATCATACGCGGAGAGTGTCTGCCGTGGGTATGCCTCACGGAACCTCGCGCAGACGAACTTCAGAACTTCGGATCTACGGCCGCGGGGTTGCGACGCACGGAGTCGATGGCCTGCGCGCGATCCAGGCCGCCGCTGTCCATGAGGAAGAGTACGGTGGGCTGTCCCAGCCACGAATAGGGCAGGAAGGCCTTCGCGAAGCTGCGCTCCGCCGACGGCTGCTTCTCCATATATTGGACCGACTCTTCGATCTCTCGCACCACCTCCGCCAGCGAGTCATCGAAGGCCTTGCGCAGCAGCGGTTCCCCGGGGGAGGCACAGTAGTGCCTGGCCTCGAACTTCTTGATGATGCGGGCACGGGTCAGCTGATCGTTGAAGAGGCGCACCGGGTTGTCGTCGACGATGATCACCTTGTCCGAGACCGCGTCGTCCTTCTCGGGATTGTCGACATTGAAGATGCGCAGATCCTTGGACGGCCCGATGACGGGATTGCCCGTCTTCGGCCCCTCGGCCTTGTCCTGCAGGATGAGGTGGCTGTTGGTGAGGATGCCGGCGATCTCGGGGGACTGGGTGAGCGGGGTACCGTGGAACTTCCACTGCGCCAGCCGCGCGAGGGTGGGATCGTCCAGGTTGGCGGAGAAGAGGACCACGGCGCCGCCCAGCGCCCGGATGCGCTCGAAGGCCTGCTGCCAGCCGGGGATGAGCTTCACGTTCGGCGTGCCGGCGGCCAGGGGCTCCTGAATGACGAAGTCGGCGCAGGTGACGGGCACCTTGTCCGGGTGGTACTGGCTCCAGAGCGTCTCATCCAGGTCGAACACGACGATGAACTTCGCCTGGCGGAGCTGCTCCACATCCAGGCGGCGTTCGAACTCGTTGCTGCGCACCCGCTCCAGGGCCACGTCGAAGGCCTGCTTCGGCTCGGTGTTGGGCCTGGCGCGCAGCTGGTCCCGGTAGTGATTCTGCAGCTCGACGGCCTGCGCGCGGGTGAGCGAGTAGCGCTCCATGAGCCGGCGGATGGCGAAGGACGGCGGAGGAGGCGTGTCGGAGTTGGAGTACTTGTCGGTCCACAGCGGCAGCGGCTGCAGGACGAGATCTCCGAGCGGATCGCAGTGGCAGGCCGCAGGGGTCGCGGGCCGTTGGGTTTCGGCGCCTGCCACGCAGCCAGCGAGCGGAGCGGCAGACATGAGGGCAACGAGCAGCGGCATCGACAGCGCGGGGAGCCGGTTCAGGGTACCTCCCGGGGTTGAGGGAGCCGCCGTTTTATGTCCGCTCGGAGTATGTGTATAGATTCCCTCCGCCTCCAGTGCCTGGGAGATGCCGGGCGCGACCCAGGCCGCGTCCGCCTCCCAGGTCGAGATTCTGTTACTGTTGTTTCAACGATACGGAAATGTCTGGAATGACTTACCGTTGGTGGAGGCCACGTAGCCGTAGGGACGCGCCTTGGGCAGTTTGGTTCGCGTCCAGCCCTTGCCGTCGTGGGTCAGCAGGCGGTTTCAGCGCGAGGCATACTCGAGCGCACGGGAAGGCGGCCGCTCCCCTGGCTGCTCAGCGGACGTGGGGCCCGGCCCTGCGATGTACGGAGTGCCTACCCTTTGGGGCATGACACGCTCAGACACGGAGACAGCCAGCATCCTGCTGGTGGATGACATCCCGGCCAACCTCGTGGCGCTGGAGGCCATCCTGGCGCCGCTGGGTCAGCGCCTGGTGCTGGCTCGCTCGGGGCGGGAGGCGCTGGCGGCGCTGTTGCAGCAGGACTTCGCCTGCATCCTGCTCGACGTGCAGATGCCTGAGATGGACGGCTTCGAGACGGCCCGGCTCATCAAGGGGCGGGAGCGCACGCGCCACGTGCCCATCCTCTTCATCACCGCCTTTTCCGGCGAGGATTCGCTGATTCAGCGGGGCTATGCGCAAGGAGCGGTCGACTACATCGTGAAGCCCTTCAACCCGGACATGCTGCGCACCAAGGTGGCGGTGTTCGTGGACCTCTACATCCAGTCGCAGCACCTGATCCGGCACGCGGGGCTGTTGCGCGACCGGGAGCGTGAGGTGATGGGGCGCGAGGCCGAGGAGCGGCTCAGGGCCGCGGCGCTGGACGAGCTGCAACTGGCCCCCGAGCCGCTGGTGCTCACCGATGCGCTCATGGCCGCCGCCCCGGTGCCGATGGCCATCCTCTCCCCGGAGCTGCGCGTGCTGCGCGTCAACGACGCCTGGGCCCACCTGTGGGAGACCAGCGCCGCCATCCTCGCCGGACGCCGGGTGAGTGAGGTGGCGCCTGTTCTGGCCCAGGACCTCGAGGTCCCCGTATTCCAGGTCCTCTCCTCGGGGCGGCCCCTGACCGACCTCCACCTGGTGCCCGCGCAGCGCGACGGCGCCCGCCGCAACGACCGCCTGCTGGCGAGCTACTTCCCGCTCTCGGCGCGCGAGGGCGCCCCGTCCGCGGTCGGCGTGCTCTTGCGCTCGGAGTCCGGCGAGCTCGCGCAGCCCTTCCACCCCGAGGCCCACCCCTCGCGCAGCGTGCACTGAGGCTGCCGGGGGCGGGGTCGAGGCCTTCAGCTACGCTGGGCGCGCAGCAAGGCTTCGGCACGGCCCCCCGCTCGAAGGAGAGTGTGGTACGAAAGATCCGTTTCTGTGAAACGGAGGCTCGTGGTGACGTTGTTTCGAGTGTATCTGGCTTCGCTGCTGGTCCTGGTGGCCGCCTGCGGTGATTCGAATCCTGATGTGACGCCTGACGCTGGACAGACCCTTTCGGACGCAGGCTCCGAGACGGTGGACGCGGGCGACAAGACACCGGACGCAGGCTCCGAGACGGTGGACGCGGGCGACAAGACGCCGGATGCAGGCGAAGTGACGCCGGACGCGGGAGTCGAGATTCCCGACGCAGGCGACGTGACTCCGGACGCAGGAAACGAGACGCCGGACGCAGGCGACGTGACTCCGGATGCCGGAAGCGAGACGCCGGATGCAGGCGAAGTGACTCCGGACGCCGGAAGCGAGACGCCGGATGCAGGCGAAGTGACGCCGGACGCAGGCGACCAGACGCCGGACGCGGGAGACCAGACGCCCGACGCAGGCTCCGGGACGCCCGACGCAGGCTCCGAGACGCCGGACGCGGGCCCGCATCCCGAGGTGAGCGTCATCGACAACTGGGGCTTCGAGGAATGGCCCGGTGCGCTTCCGGAGAAGTGGTTCGGGAGCACGTCGAATATCGACATCGGCGGAGTGCAGAAGGTGACGACGAACGCCTTCGAAGGCGTGAACGCGGTCCGGCTGGCCAACTCTTCGACCACGCACAAGCGCTTCAGCACCCTGGCGAAGTCGATGCCCGCCGGCCACTACTCCTGCACCTACCAGGCGCGGGGCACCGGTGACGTTCGAAACGCCTTCTTCGACGACGACTACTCCACGTACTCGGGCTACACCACGGTCGACTCCGCGCAGTGGAAGAAGCTGGCGTACAACTTCAACCTCGCCGCCGACGTCTTCGACACCTTCGAGATCATCTTCAGCGTCCGCAATACCAGCGGCGAGAATCTGCTCATCGACGACGTGCGCTGCGTGCGGGCCGCCGAGCCGTGTGACGCGGTCAATTGCGAGGCCTGGGAGCGTTGCGAGAATGCCACCGCCACCTGCGAGCCGCTCTCCGGTCGCTGCAACGACGCTGCTGACTGCAGCGAGTGGCAGGCCTGCGATGATACCCACACCTGTGTTGTCGCTGAGGGGCGCTGCACCCGCCACGCGGATTGCGCGAGTACCCCGGAGACACCGGTCTGCGAATCCGCCACGCACCTCTGCGTCGAGGGCGACCCCTGCGCCGGTGTCATCTGCAGCAACCCGGCGACGACCTGCAACCCCACGAGTGGCGTGTGCGAGCTGGCCGAAGGGGCCTGCAACACCACCTACGACTGCCTCGGTGCGCTGCCTGCCTGCGACCCGGCAACCCGGCGCTGCGTTTCCGCCACTCACTCCTCGAACATCATCCGCAACGGTGGATTCGAGGACTGGGACACCTATTACATCCCCTACTACGGGGACAACTACATCCCCGACTACTGGTACGGCATCGACAACGGCGTCAGCGACCCGGGCACCGAGATCAAGCCCTCGCGCCTCGTGCACTACACGAACGTGGTGCACGGCGGCTCGACGGCGCTGCAGTTCGTTGTCCCGATCCAGGTGGCCGAGCGCTTCACTTCCGAGAAGTTCGACGTCCCGAGCGGCAACTACTTCTGTTCGTATCGGGTGCGAGGCCACGGCAGCATCCGGCATCGCAGCTATTCGAGTGCTGGCTGGAGCCCGCAGACCGACTTCCTCGTCGTCGACAGCGACGAGTGGCAGCCGGTGTTCTTCCGCTTCACCGGCAACGTGCACGACTGGCGCTTGTTCTTCTATCCGAGCCGCAGCGAGGCCGACCGCGACCACCTTCAGGTCGACGACGTCGTCTGCACGAAGGGCTAGGAACACCGCTCCCAGCCGCGCTCCGTCCCTCTCCTACGGGAGAGGGGCGGGCGTAGGCGCCGCTCCCGGCCAGTACCGATAGCCGTTCACCTGGAAGGGGACGTCGAGCTCGGCGCAGATTTCCGCAATCACGTCCGGGGTGAAGAAGTAGTTGCGGACCCGGGCGATGCGGTCGCCATCCGTCTCCATGGTCATCACCGTGCGGACCCTGGGACCCTGCGAGTGCTCGTACCAGAAGAGCAGGACCCAGGCGTCGCGATGCCGGCGCACCTCGCAGCGCGGGATGGTGCCGAGGTAGCCCGCGAGCAGCTCGGCCGGGACGCCGCCGCGCTCGTCGTAGGTGATGGGGGACATCGTCCCCGCGAAGGAACCGGTGCGCGGGTCCTTGGGCGCCTCGGGCCCGTATTCGGTGACCACGCCCACGATTTCCACGGTCGCGCTGTCGAGCAGTAGCGCCGTGAGGCGCTCCATGTCCCGGGCGTTGAAGGCGTCGCAGAACGCGTCCAGGGCTCCGGGCGTGGGCTCGCGGGTGGGCGCTTCGTCCAGCGGTGCCGCCAGCCGCCCCC contains these protein-coding regions:
- a CDS encoding bifunctional helix-turn-helix transcriptional regulator/GNAT family N-acetyltransferase, which codes for MEVDLLAGFGVGFLGSRLKRLAERMQADAAEVARSLDLPVQPAQVSLLMTIRLHGPITVGELAERLQLAQPTVTRALGTLGDFVEARRSPGDQRTKRLALTAKGEALVVRIQTVLMPRIEPAAAELVEGLSGGFMQDLAKVEARLAEKSLLRRIESAGPPRMWARDFSDDLAEAFYRINAEWIQDMFVLEENDIALLSRPRELILDKGGVVLFAETPELGVVGTCALMVSKDGWVELTKMGVLKSARGLKVGEFLLAKTLERAASLGMDKVYLLTNKKCGPAIHLYEKLGFVHDAEIMRLFGARYERCDVAMAYRRSPCRG
- a CDS encoding PepSY domain-containing protein is translated as MNGPKSLSKVVVALVCLSASTALALPRIRACSAYKSWATGIIQLSELSPQNDQAAYGLALNRCYNLWRDKGGNDLTWANAGNTAKAWRSSSSATYEYQCLICLDAGGPPMARWPGIELMEAVEKVRTRLGGRIVSVTPRIPEESEGLEAYYEVSVVVGDHQTQVFVDGSTGEVLVPEVTTSIEEVPENVCR
- a CDS encoding DUF6289 family protein, which codes for MEQEDALDLESQKAPLPDCSVSPDNLRNYYSDAAHTNLVGQWGCWCGGLYYWGTGTQYIEYILEC
- a CDS encoding response regulator, with translation MTRSDTETASILLVDDIPANLVALEAILAPLGQRLVLARSGREALAALLQQDFACILLDVQMPEMDGFETARLIKGRERTRHVPILFITAFSGEDSLIQRGYAQGAVDYIVKPFNPDMLRTKVAVFVDLYIQSQHLIRHAGLLRDREREVMGREAEERLRAAALDELQLAPEPLVLTDALMAAAPVPMAILSPELRVLRVNDAWAHLWETSAAILAGRRVSEVAPVLAQDLEVPVFQVLSSGRPLTDLHLVPAQRDGARRNDRLLASYFPLSAREGAPSAVGVLLRSESGELAQPFHPEAHPSRSVH
- a CDS encoding invertase recombinase-like protein, translating into MTLFRVYLASLLVLVAACGDSNPDVTPDAGQTLSDAGSETVDAGDKTPDAGSETVDAGDKTPDAGEVTPDAGVEIPDAGDVTPDAGNETPDAGDVTPDAGSETPDAGEVTPDAGSETPDAGEVTPDAGDQTPDAGDQTPDAGSGTPDAGSETPDAGPHPEVSVIDNWGFEEWPGALPEKWFGSTSNIDIGGVQKVTTNAFEGVNAVRLANSSTTHKRFSTLAKSMPAGHYSCTYQARGTGDVRNAFFDDDYSTYSGYTTVDSAQWKKLAYNFNLAADVFDTFEIIFSVRNTSGENLLIDDVRCVRAAEPCDAVNCEAWERCENATATCEPLSGRCNDAADCSEWQACDDTHTCVVAEGRCTRHADCASTPETPVCESATHLCVEGDPCAGVICSNPATTCNPTSGVCELAEGACNTTYDCLGALPACDPATRRCVSATHSSNIIRNGGFEDWDTYYIPYYGDNYIPDYWYGIDNGVSDPGTEIKPSRLVHYTNVVHGGSTALQFVVPIQVAERFTSEKFDVPSGNYFCSYRVRGHGSIRHRSYSSAGWSPQTDFLVVDSDEWQPVFFRFTGNVHDWRLFFYPSRSEADRDHLQVDDVVCTKG
- a CDS encoding RNA polymerase sigma factor — its product is MNKPPPTIDALRDDVKTSWQRFLDLVETLRPELYRYCRHLTRNAWDAEDLVQEALMRAFVTLGTVFSDVPRPRAWLFRTASNLWIDRVRRSRLELTAAAHPVVEPGQEPRASRESAGTLLVRLPPQERAAVVLKDVFDFSLEEIADTLSTTVGAVKAALHRGRGRLAAPLDEAPTREPTPGALDAFCDAFNARDMERLTALLLDSATVEIVGVVTEYGPEAPKDPRTGSFAGTMSPITYDERGGVPAELLAGYLGTIPRCEVRRHRDAWVLLFWYEHSQGPRVRTVMTMETDGDRIARVRNYFFTPDVIAEICAELDVPFQVNGYRYWPGAAPTPAPLP